A window from Corynebacterium singulare encodes these proteins:
- a CDS encoding carbohydrate ABC transporter permease, which yields MAGTPRTAQSRKQYLQAAGLIAPALIALAVVIGYPIVRAVMLSFQGNKRLNPTTGVFEEGSFAGLENYLYWISNKCMSATGQATTCPDGVIATDFWPALKITLFFTVVTVALETVLGMFMALVMNGEYRGRGLVRAAVLIPWAIPTAVTAKLWQFMFAPDGIVNSLIGERIAWTTDPFYARLAVIIADVWKTAPFMALLILAGLQMIPRDVYDAARVDGASRIQTFFTITLPLVKPALMVAVLFRTLDALRMYDLPVIMISASSNSPTATISQLVVEDMRQGHFNSASALSTLIFLLIFAVAFILVRFLGADISGATREKKDKE from the coding sequence ATGGCTGGTACACCGCGTACTGCGCAATCACGCAAGCAGTATCTGCAAGCAGCCGGGCTCATTGCACCAGCGCTCATTGCGTTGGCTGTGGTGATCGGCTACCCCATCGTGCGCGCTGTCATGTTGTCCTTCCAGGGCAATAAGCGTCTCAACCCCACCACGGGCGTGTTTGAGGAAGGCTCCTTCGCGGGCCTCGAGAACTACCTTTATTGGATCTCAAACAAATGCATGTCCGCCACCGGCCAGGCTACGACGTGCCCGGATGGTGTTATTGCCACAGACTTCTGGCCGGCACTGAAAATTACGCTTTTCTTCACCGTGGTCACCGTGGCCTTGGAGACCGTCCTCGGCATGTTCATGGCGCTCGTCATGAACGGCGAGTACCGCGGTCGCGGCCTCGTTCGCGCGGCCGTGCTCATCCCATGGGCCATTCCAACCGCTGTGACGGCAAAGCTGTGGCAGTTCATGTTTGCCCCGGATGGCATCGTCAACTCGCTCATTGGTGAGCGCATTGCGTGGACAACGGACCCTTTCTACGCACGCCTCGCAGTCATCATCGCGGATGTGTGGAAGACTGCGCCGTTTATGGCCCTCCTCATCCTGGCGGGCCTGCAAATGATTCCGCGGGATGTCTATGATGCCGCCCGTGTCGACGGCGCTTCCCGTATCCAGACCTTCTTTACCATCACCCTTCCACTGGTGAAGCCGGCACTGATGGTGGCGGTTCTCTTCCGTACCCTCGACGCGCTGCGTATGTACGACCTACCTGTCATCATGATTTCGGCGTCCTCCAATTCCCCCACCGCCACGATTTCTCAGCTCGTTGTTGAGGATATGCGCCAGGGCCATTTCAACTCGGCTTCCGCTCTGTCCACGCTCATCTTCCTCTTGATTTTCGCCGTGGCATTCATTCTCGTGCGCTTCCTGGGCGCTGATATCTCAGGAGCTACCCGCGAGAAGAAGGATAAGGAGTAA